One window of Myripristis murdjan chromosome 8, fMyrMur1.1, whole genome shotgun sequence genomic DNA carries:
- the hmgxb4a gene encoding HMG domain-containing protein 4a isoform X2: MAFEEIKSKGGMDLGMEGDRGLVAGRSQREKRRSYKDLLREEEEIAAQVRKSSKKRPKDSELFMLGGDSHKKKKKHSDDYYYRDHDGSGPPPHKKKHKSADRSPPLSSPSSSHPADTAMGLLQAITSPLATGTDPSPHLHKKPSYPSFSSHSSKDRKREGTSGGSGSKGTHSFSHSRPVSSSSSSSKKHSSSSSKSSLFHGGASKEEPLTLREADGLKMKLIMSPEKEEGESFPYTPHSSKGGIKKEKDRDRMQLSKSPKKKLQQNRDPLPVVGKEVEVEGHYGGGMGDDSSSSGAELEAGELVIDDSYTHMSKKKKKSKKSKKKKDKEKDRDKDKSGREKKHSKGSGDPSRSHSHSHPTVTHSAVGPMYAMGTPIPPHHHQGNDTVIEKKKKKEEKEREKHEKDKDKPKKKNTTAYQVFCKEYRVNINAEQPGLVFGELSKKLAEVWKAMPEKDKLVWRQKAQYLQHKQNKAEATTVKRKSSTDSKSKAVGMATGMVSPTRASGGMSLSPARVPDVDPIDAAAHLQLLGESLSLIGHRLQETEGMVAVSGSLSVLLDSILCALGPLTCLTAQIPQLNGCPRNVLSNTLDNIAYIMPGL; this comes from the exons ATGGCTTTTGAGGAGATCAAGAGTAAAGGAGGAATGG ATTTGGGTATGGAGGGTGACAGGGGCCTGGTGGCTGGCCGTagtcagagagagaagaggaggtcGTACAAGGACCTGCttagggaggaggaggagattgCTGCTCAGGTCCGCAAGTCCTCCAAGAAACGACCAAAG GACTCAGAACTTTTCATGCTTGGAGGGGACTcgcacaaaaagaagaaaaaacacagtgatgaCTACTATTACAGAG ACCATGATGGTTCAGGTCCACCTCctcacaagaaaaaacacaagtccGCAGACCGCTCTCCCCCACTGtcctccccttcttcctcccACCCGGCGGACACAGCCATGGGCCTCCTGCAGGCCATCACCTCCCCCCTGGCCACAGGAACAGACCCCAGTCCCCACCTGCACAAGAAACCCTCCTACCCCTCGttctcctcccactcctccaaGGACCGAAAACGTGAGGGCACCAGTGGCGGTAGCGGGAGCAAAGGGACTCACTCATTCTCTCACTCCCGCCCTgtgtcttcatcttcatcctcctccaaGAAgcattcctcctcttcctcaaagTCGTCTCTGTTCCACGGCGGAGCATCCAAAGAGGAGCCACTGACCTTGCGTGAGGCTGACGGGCTGAAGATGAAGCTCATCATGTCAccagagaaggaggaaggagagagctTTCCATACACGCCGCACTCCTCCAAAGGAGGGATTaagaaagagaaggacagagaccGCATGCAGCTCTCCAAGTCACCCAAGAAGAAACTGCAGCAGAATCGAGATCCGCTGCCGGTGGTGGGCAAAGAGGTGGAGGTAGAAG GTCACTACGGGGGTGGCATGGGAGATGATAGCTCTTCATCTGGGGCAGAGCTGGAGGCAGGGGAGCTGGTTATAGATGACTCATACACGCACAtgtcaaagaagaaaaagaagagcaagaaaagcaagaagaagaaggacaAAGAGAAGGACAGGGATAAAGATAAAAGCGGAAGGGAGAAGAAACACAGTAAAGGATCTGGAG ACCCATCCAGGAGCCACAGCCACTCCCATCCCACCGTCACCCACAGTGCTGTTGGTCCAATGTATGCCATGGGCACCCCCATCCCTCCACACCACCATCAAGGCAACGACACAGTGAtcgagaagaagaagaagaaggaggagaaggagagggaaaagcATGAAAAGGATAAAGATAAG cccaagaagaaaaacacaaccgCATATCAAGTGTTTTGTAAGGAGTATAGGGTCAATATAAATGCTGAACAGCCAGGACTAG TCTTTGGTGAGCTCAGCAAGAAGTTGGCAGAGGTGTGGAAGGCCATGCCTGAGAAAGACAAATTG GTTTGGAGGCAGAAAGCCCAATATCTGCAGCACAAACAGAACAAAGCTGAGGCCACCACAGTCAAACGAAAGAGCTCCACTGATAGCAAAAGCAAAG CTGTTGGGATGGCAACAGGGATGGTGTCTCCCACCAGAGCATCTGGAGGTATGTCCCTGTCTCCAGCACGAGTCCCAGACGTTGATCCCATCGACGCAGCAGCTCACCTGCAGCTACTAGGagagtctctgtctctcatcgGCCACCGGCTGCAAGAAACAGAG GGCATGGTGGCAGTGTCAGGgagtctgtctgtccttctggACTCCATCCTGTGTGCCCTGGGGCCGCTGACCTGTCTCACAGCACAGATACCACAACTAAACGGATGTCCTCGAAATGTTCTG TCAAATACTTTGGACAACATTGCCTACATCATGCCCGGGCTGTAA
- the LOC115362929 gene encoding GTPase IMAP family member 7, with protein MDSQTAELRLVALGRTGAGQSAAANTILGLQAFQPPQGTDAAAARDSQKHRGEAAGRKVVVITSPDWFSSGSVPDETKHLISSFVALSSPGPHAFLLCVPVGQPTDGEAKALDALERLFGPSAVSRHTIVLFTHTDELEEGEQLGEHLTTWRRDLLELVERCGDRYHTLESRDREAEEGRRAVEELLEKVEQAVRESGTEHFSCPLYQEAEARVRERQAEIVRQSRERSGGGEAPSDDQVCPADSRPEEDMDDEELERVREEAERSITDLNLDLGDIFPSLSVSPSSPAPSFLWGLWEKLTGWVKRLPKLVRREALLGALVGLFVGGPFGSMLGATVGSVATEVGRRKTQKNK; from the exons ATGGATTCACAAACAG cagagctgaggctgGTTGCGCTGGGCCGGACGGGGGCAGGACAGAGTGCAGCAGCCAACACCATCCTGGGCCTGCAAGCCTTCCAGCCCCCGCAGGGCACTGATGCCGCTGCCGCCCGGGACAGCCAGAAGCACCGAGGAGAGGCTGCGGGCAGGAAG GTGGTAGTCATCACCAGTCCGGACTGGTTCAGCTCAGGCTCTGTCCCAGACGAAACCAAACACCTCATCTCCTCTTTTGTGGCTTTATCCAGCCCTGGGCCGCACGCCTTCcttctgtgtgttcctgtcgGCCAGCCGACTGACGGAGAGGCCAAGGCGCTGGACGCACTGGAGAGGCTCTTCGGCCCCTCTGCGGTCAGCAGGCACACCATCGTACTCTTCACCCACACGGACGAGCTGGAGGAGGGCGAGCAGCTGGGGGAACACCTCACCACGTGGCGCAGGGACCTCCTGGAACTGGTTGAGAGATGTGGCGACCGCTACCACACCCTGGAAAGCCGGGACAGAGAGGCCGAGGAGGGGAGGCGAGCCGTGGAGGAACTGCTGGAGAAAGTGGAGCAGGCAGTGAGGGAGAGCGGGACAGAGCACTTCAGCTGTCCCCTGTACCAGGAGGCTGAGGCGAGGGTgagggagaggcaggcagagatagtgagacagagcagagagcgatctggaggaggagaggcgccCAGTGATGATCAGGTATGTCCCGCAGACTCACGACCAGAGGAAGACATGGATGATGAAGAGCTGGAGAGGGTGAGGGAAGAGGCAGAGCGAAGCATAACTGACTTGAATTTGGACCTAGGTGAtattttcccctccctctctgtctccccctcctccccggcTCCGTCTTTCCTCTGGGGCTTGTGGGAGAAGCTGACAGGCTGGGTGAAGAGGCTGCCCAAGCTTGTGAGACGGGAGGCTCTGCTGGGCGCTTTGGTGGGCCTGTTTGTGGGGGGGCCTTTTGGCAGCATGCTGGGAGCCACTGTGGGTTCAGTGGCTACTGAGGTGGGGCgaaggaaaacacagaaaaataaatga
- the foxred2 gene encoding FAD-dependent oxidoreductase domain-containing protein 2 yields the protein MDSSLPHLLLVILIGLVHCSLDNRHHNSTRHHDYCVLGAGPAGLQMGHFLSKTKRDYIILERNSGPGSFFNIYPRHRRLISINKIYTGRRNREFNLRHDWNSLLSDRPDLLFQRVSQELYPEADAYPLYLSMFVKELGLRVSYGVDVGKVRAAQSATGRSYILTDQRGFDYTCRVLLVSTGLWDPQKVQFVGSDLVEGYESISTDPEDYKDQAILILGKGNSAFETAQSILGRASRIHIYSPSTVRLAWQTHYVGDLRAVNNELLDTYQLKSLDGLVEGGLEDIALVQQKENEPRRSGRKQSKRRPAGEKKRGQLYLTLTELLNNNEGKNSSRVTAANLPAYHSDNFSLRRPYDRVIRCLGFRFNFSIFDGSARPPNSEGARGRLPGVSAWYEGRGTPGLFVLGTAAHSRDYRSSAGGFIHGFRYTVRAVHRVLEHRYHRNPWPSTKLLTTQLQSWILKRVNEASGPYQMFGVLGDVILLQGSHCEYLEEFPVQALPHFSSLSGHDVSRHGLLVLLMQYGLNHTDSLGPDRSESEWKQAWKSNFLHPVLYYYDKLPTEKDMRRRPPGWQLPRPKAIHHMIEDFLTEWDRPISHIQPLRRFLEHCVQTDLRAFYAESCFLLSLTHRKPPLFCRQSYLKKRGVVGSSQLWQHAHGAGLMPAEQDSDASEANPSFPDYLTRAGAAMTSGLKPDF from the exons ATGGATTCCAGcctccctcatctcctcctTGTCATCCTGATCGGCCTGGTCCACTGCTCTCTTGACAATCGTCACCACAACAGTACTCGTCACCATGATTACTGTGTGCTCGGAGCTGGGCCTGCCGGTCTGCAGATGGGACACTTCCTTTCCAAGACTAAGAGAGACTACATCATCTTGGAGAGGAACTCAGGACCCGGTAGCTTCTTTAACAT ATATCCCAGGCACAGGAGGCTCATAAGCATCAACAAGATCTACACTGGGAGACGGAACCGTGAGTTCAACCTGCGGCATGATTGGAACTCGCTGCTGAGCGACAGACCCGACCTCCTGTTCCAGCGAGTCAGCCAGGAGCTCTACCCGGAGGCTGATGCCTACCCACTCTACCTGTCCATGTTTGTGAAGGAGCTCGGGCTGAGGGTCAGCTATGGCGTGGACGTTGGAAAGGTCAGGGCAGCGCAGTCGGCTACAGGCAGGAGCTACATACTGACTGATCAGCGTGGGTTTGACTATACATGCAG GGTCCTCCTGGTGTCCACGGGGTTGTGGGATCCTCAGAAGGTGCAGTTTGTTGGTTCTGACCTGGTTGAGGGCTATGAGTCCATATCCACAGACCCTGAGGACTACAAGGACCAGGCCATACTTATTTTGGGAAAGGGGAACTCGGCCTTTGAAACAGCCCAGAGCATCCTGGGACGAGCAAGTCGAATCCACATCTACAGTCCCAGCACTGTTCGACTGGCTTGGCAAACGCATTATGTTGGAGATCTCAG GGCTGTTAACAATGAGCTGCTAGACACATACCAGCTGAAGTCCCTTGACGGGCTGGTGGAGGGGGGCCTGGAAGACATTGCTCTTGTCCAACAAAAGGAGAATGAGCCGAGGCGATCAGGCAGAAAGCAGAGCAAGCGGAGACCCGCtggggagaagaagagaggccAGTTGTACCTGACCCTCACGGAGCTCCTGAATAACAATGAAGGGAAGAACAGCTCCAGAGTGACAGCAGCCAACCTGCCAGCGTATCACAGTGACAACTTCTCCCTGCGGCGTCCCTACGACCGCGTGATTCGATGCTTGGGCTTCCGATTCAACTTCAGCATATTTGACGG CTCTGCCCGCCCACCAAACAGTGAGGGGGCTAGAGGAAGGTTGCCGGGGGTGTCAGCCTGGTATGAGGGGCGTGGCACGCCAGGCCTGTTTGTGCTGGGAACTGCTGCCCACTCCAGAGACTACCGCTCCTCCGCTGGGGGGTTCATCCACGGCTTCCGATACACAG TGCGAGCTGTACATCGTGTACTTGAGCATCGTTACCATAGAAACCCATGGCCATCAACAAAACTGTTGACAACTCAGCTGCAGTCCTGGATTCTGAAGCGGGTCAATGAGGCCTCGGGGCCGTACCAAATGTTCGGGGTGCTCGGAGATGTCATACTACTTCAGGG CTCTCACTGTGAGTACCTGGAGGAGTTTCCGGTCCAGGCTTTGCCacacttctcctctctctcaggccATGACGTCTCCAGGCATGGACTGCTGGTGCTGCTCATGCAGTACGGGCTGAATCACACCGACTCTCTTGGGCCTGACAGGTCAGAGTCGGAGTGGAAACAAGCCTGGAAGTCCAACTTCCTGCACCCTGTTTTGTACTACTATGATAAACTCCCTACTG AGAAAGACATGAGACGCCGTCCCCCTGGTTGGCAATTGCCACGGCCCAAGGCAATTCATCACATGATTGAGGACTTTTTAACAGAGTGGGACCGTCCCATATCTCACATCCAGCCGCTGCGACGCTTCCTGGAACACTGTGTCCAGACTGATCTCAGGGCCTTCTATGCAG AATCATGTTTCCTTCTATCCCTTACCCATCGCAAGCCACCTCTGTTTTGTCGCCAAAGCTACCTGAAGAAGCGGGGTGTTGTTGGCAGCAGTCAGCTGTGGCAGCATGCTCACGGTGCTGGGCTGATGCCTGCCGAGCAGGACTCAGATGCATCAGAGGCCAACCCCTCGTTCCCAGATTACTTGACCCGAGCTGGAGCTGCCATGACTTCAGGACTGAAACCAGACTTCTGA
- the ankrd54 gene encoding ankyrin repeat domain-containing protein 54 has product MDGWSPIVATASDNDPSSSEGEYMVEPGAQGETDGEQRDSVDRTDGAATVGFGISGIGEGSVVLGRTGQRDEQYRRALHLLWEPGRAELGAGGVASKFGKITVTKARRHGRAVRNVGPIGKDIYAVKRLREAANANDIDTVRKLLQEDIDPCAADDKGRTALHFSSCNGNDSIVKLLLSYGADPNQRDGLGNTPLHLAACTNHVPVITTLLRGGARVDALDRAGRTPLHLARSKLNILQEGDSRSLETLRGEVTQIIQMLREYLNLMGQSEARERLEHISTQLQHTRTKEQVDEVTDLLASFTSLSLQKQNLGDR; this is encoded by the exons ATGGACGGGTGGAGCCCAATCGTCGCGACAGCCTCGGATAATGACCCGTCCAGCTCGGAGGGGGAGTACATGGTGGAGCCCGGAGCTCAGGGTGAGACCGACGGGGAGCAGAGGGACAGCGTGGACAGGACGGACGGGGCTGCCACTGTCGGATTTGGGATAAGCGGGATTGGGGAAGGAAGTGTGGTGTTGGGTCGAACCGGACAGAGGGACGAGCAGTACCGCCGGGCCCTGCACTTGTTGTGGGAACCGGGACGGGCCGAGCTGGGCGCCGGTGGGGTGGCGAGCAAGTTCGGCAAGATCACGGTGACCAAAGCCAGGCGACACGGCAGAGCTGTGCGAAATGTTGGTCCTATTGGAAAAGACATTTATG CTGTGAAAAGACTGAGAGAAGCAGCCAATGCCAACGACATAGACACAG tgcGGAAGCTCCTGCAGGAGGACATAGACCCCTGTGCAGCAGACGACAAGGGAAGGACCGCCTTGCACTTCTCCTCCTGTAATGGCAATGACAGCATTG TTAAACTGCTGCTGAGCTACGGCGCTGACCCCAACCAGCGGGACGGTCTGGGAAATACCCCTCTCCATTTAG cggCCTGTACCAACCATGTGCCTGTTATCACCACATTGCTGAGAGGAG GAGCTCGCGTGGACGCCCTTGACCGAGCAGGCAGGACCCCTCTGCATCTGGCCCGCTCCAAGCTGAACATCCTGCAGGAGGGAGACTCACGGAGCTTAGAAACCCTGAGAGGGGAAGTCACACAG ATTATTCAGATGCTGAGAGAATACCTGAACCTGATGGGCCAGAGTGAGGCTCGAGAGAGGCTGGAGCACATTtccacacagctgcagcacacacGCACCAAAGAACAG GTGGACGAGGTGACTGACTTATTGGCCAGCTTCACATCACTCAGTCTACAGAAGCAGAATCTGGGAGATAGGTAG
- the hmgxb4a gene encoding HMG domain-containing protein 4a isoform X1: protein MAFEEIKSKGGMGNVDLGMEGDRGLVAGRSQREKRRSYKDLLREEEEIAAQVRKSSKKRPKDSELFMLGGDSHKKKKKHSDDYYYRDHDGSGPPPHKKKHKSADRSPPLSSPSSSHPADTAMGLLQAITSPLATGTDPSPHLHKKPSYPSFSSHSSKDRKREGTSGGSGSKGTHSFSHSRPVSSSSSSSKKHSSSSSKSSLFHGGASKEEPLTLREADGLKMKLIMSPEKEEGESFPYTPHSSKGGIKKEKDRDRMQLSKSPKKKLQQNRDPLPVVGKEVEVEGHYGGGMGDDSSSSGAELEAGELVIDDSYTHMSKKKKKSKKSKKKKDKEKDRDKDKSGREKKHSKGSGDPSRSHSHSHPTVTHSAVGPMYAMGTPIPPHHHQGNDTVIEKKKKKEEKEREKHEKDKDKPKKKNTTAYQVFCKEYRVNINAEQPGLVFGELSKKLAEVWKAMPEKDKLVWRQKAQYLQHKQNKAEATTVKRKSSTDSKSKAVGMATGMVSPTRASGGMSLSPARVPDVDPIDAAAHLQLLGESLSLIGHRLQETEGMVAVSGSLSVLLDSILCALGPLTCLTAQIPQLNGCPRNVLSNTLDNIAYIMPGL, encoded by the exons ATGGCTTTTGAGGAGATCAAGAGTAAAGGAGGAATGGGTAATGTCG ATTTGGGTATGGAGGGTGACAGGGGCCTGGTGGCTGGCCGTagtcagagagagaagaggaggtcGTACAAGGACCTGCttagggaggaggaggagattgCTGCTCAGGTCCGCAAGTCCTCCAAGAAACGACCAAAG GACTCAGAACTTTTCATGCTTGGAGGGGACTcgcacaaaaagaagaaaaaacacagtgatgaCTACTATTACAGAG ACCATGATGGTTCAGGTCCACCTCctcacaagaaaaaacacaagtccGCAGACCGCTCTCCCCCACTGtcctccccttcttcctcccACCCGGCGGACACAGCCATGGGCCTCCTGCAGGCCATCACCTCCCCCCTGGCCACAGGAACAGACCCCAGTCCCCACCTGCACAAGAAACCCTCCTACCCCTCGttctcctcccactcctccaaGGACCGAAAACGTGAGGGCACCAGTGGCGGTAGCGGGAGCAAAGGGACTCACTCATTCTCTCACTCCCGCCCTgtgtcttcatcttcatcctcctccaaGAAgcattcctcctcttcctcaaagTCGTCTCTGTTCCACGGCGGAGCATCCAAAGAGGAGCCACTGACCTTGCGTGAGGCTGACGGGCTGAAGATGAAGCTCATCATGTCAccagagaaggaggaaggagagagctTTCCATACACGCCGCACTCCTCCAAAGGAGGGATTaagaaagagaaggacagagaccGCATGCAGCTCTCCAAGTCACCCAAGAAGAAACTGCAGCAGAATCGAGATCCGCTGCCGGTGGTGGGCAAAGAGGTGGAGGTAGAAG GTCACTACGGGGGTGGCATGGGAGATGATAGCTCTTCATCTGGGGCAGAGCTGGAGGCAGGGGAGCTGGTTATAGATGACTCATACACGCACAtgtcaaagaagaaaaagaagagcaagaaaagcaagaagaagaaggacaAAGAGAAGGACAGGGATAAAGATAAAAGCGGAAGGGAGAAGAAACACAGTAAAGGATCTGGAG ACCCATCCAGGAGCCACAGCCACTCCCATCCCACCGTCACCCACAGTGCTGTTGGTCCAATGTATGCCATGGGCACCCCCATCCCTCCACACCACCATCAAGGCAACGACACAGTGAtcgagaagaagaagaagaaggaggagaaggagagggaaaagcATGAAAAGGATAAAGATAAG cccaagaagaaaaacacaaccgCATATCAAGTGTTTTGTAAGGAGTATAGGGTCAATATAAATGCTGAACAGCCAGGACTAG TCTTTGGTGAGCTCAGCAAGAAGTTGGCAGAGGTGTGGAAGGCCATGCCTGAGAAAGACAAATTG GTTTGGAGGCAGAAAGCCCAATATCTGCAGCACAAACAGAACAAAGCTGAGGCCACCACAGTCAAACGAAAGAGCTCCACTGATAGCAAAAGCAAAG CTGTTGGGATGGCAACAGGGATGGTGTCTCCCACCAGAGCATCTGGAGGTATGTCCCTGTCTCCAGCACGAGTCCCAGACGTTGATCCCATCGACGCAGCAGCTCACCTGCAGCTACTAGGagagtctctgtctctcatcgGCCACCGGCTGCAAGAAACAGAG GGCATGGTGGCAGTGTCAGGgagtctgtctgtccttctggACTCCATCCTGTGTGCCCTGGGGCCGCTGACCTGTCTCACAGCACAGATACCACAACTAAACGGATGTCCTCGAAATGTTCTG TCAAATACTTTGGACAACATTGCCTACATCATGCCCGGGCTGTAA